The DNA region GAGAGGATCAGAGCCGGAAAGTTGGCCGAGGCCGCAATGGCAAAGGCCAGAGACACCATGAAGGCCACGTTCTGTTTTTCAAACACAATGCCCAGAAACATGGCGATGATGCCGAGGGCCACGGTTGTCAGCTTGGATATCTTAAGTTCCTCGCTGGAGCTGGCCTTGCCCTTTTTGAGGGCAGAGGCGTACAGATCGTGCGCCACGGCGGACGCCCCCGAGAGCGTCAGCCCAGCCACCACGGCCAGAATTGTGGCAAATGCCACCGCCGACATGAAGCCAAGAAAGATATTTCCGCCAATGGCGTTGGCCAGATGCACGGCAGCCATGTTGCTGCCCCCGCGCAAAACGCCGTTTGCATCGAGGAATTCGGGATTGGTGCTCACAAACACTATGGCCCCGAAGCCGATGATGAAGGTCAGAATGTAGAAATAGCCGATCCATGTGGTTGCCCAGAGTACGCTTTTTCTGGCTTCCCTGGCGTCCGGCACGGTAAAAAAGCGCATCAGGATATGCGGCAGCCCGGCAGTGCCGAACATGAGGGCAATACCGAGCGAAATGGCAGAAACGGGGTCTTTGACAAAACCGCCCGGCCCCATGATGGCCGCGCTTTTTTTGATGCCCACAGCGGCGGTGAAAAGTTTTTCGGGGCTGAAACCATACTGGGCCATAACCATAAAGGCCATAAACGAGGCCCCGCCGAGCAGCAGGCAGGCCTTGATGATCTGCACCCATGTGGTTGCCGTCATGCCGCCAAAAAGCACATAGGCCATCATGAGCAGGCCCACGATAACCACCGCATAGTGGTAATCAAGCCCGAAGAGCAGCTTGATGAGCTGCCCCGCGCCCACCATCTGAGCGATAAGATAGAACAACACCACAACCAGGGTGCCAGATGCGGCAAAAATGCGCACAGGCACCTGCTGGAGTCTGTAGGCCACCACATCGGCAAAGGTGAAGCGCCCAAGATTACGCAGACGCTCCGCCAGCATGAAGGTTATGAGCGGCCAGCCCACCTGAAAGCCTATGGCGTATATCAGGCCGTCAAAGCCCGTTGCCATGACTGCGGCAGAAATGCCCAGAAAGGATGCCGCCGACATAAAGTCGCCCGCGATGGCAAGGCCGTTCTGAAAGCCCGTGATGCCGCCGCCTGCCGTGTAAAAATCCGCAGCGGAGCGTGTGCGCTTGGCGGCCCACTTGGTTATCCACAGCGATGCACCGACAAAAATGGTGAACATGATGATGGCTGTCCAGTCGGTGTTCTGTTTTTGCGTTTCTTCAATGACACCCGCCGCCAGGGCCAGACCGGGCAGAAGGGCGACAAAAAGAACCATGAAGAAGGTTGTGGCGGTGATCGCTGGGGCGAGTTTGTGTCGCCCGAATTTATGGTCGCATGTGCAAGCGCTTATTCCCCTCATGACTGCACCTCTTTTTCAAGAATCTGCTTGAGCGCAGGGTCAAATTCGTTGTTGGCCTTGCGAACATAGACCGCTGTAAGCACAACGGTCAGCAGGATGATGCCGATGCCCAGGGGAATGCCCCATGTCGTCGTCATTCCTGCTGCAAGAGGTGTGGCAAAGAGCTGCTTGTCAAAGGCGACAACCAGAATAAAACCGTAATACGCGGCAAAAACCACAAGCGTGAGTCGCCAGCCAAGGGCGTTGCGCGTCTTGATCAAGTGCTGATATTGCGCATTCTTTTCGATTCGTTGCGTCAGTTCTGAGGCCATTGTTCCCTCCTCGCATACATTTGTCCGCAATGTCTTTTGCGCAGACATTGGATGTTATGGGAGCCTGTGTGCGCCGTATCCGCGCGATTGCAGCGCCAGATACATCATGGCGGCTGTTATGGCGTCGTTCATGGCATCGTGCCTTGGCAGCGTGGGAAGGCGAAGGTTTTTGACCATCGTTTCCCATCGCAGATCAATGTAGGCGCCAGGATATTGCGCAAATCGCCAGTCGTAATAGCGGCCTGAAACCTCTATGCGACTGTTTGGCAATGCTGCCCCCATCAGTGGCCTCAAGTTTTTGTTCAACACTGCAAGGTCGTATTGCAGATAATAGCCCACCAGTGTTCTGCCTCTGACAAACTGAAGAAAAGCCGACAACACATCCTGAAGCGGCAGACCCGTGCTGAAATCACACGGGCGCAACCCGTGCACGCGCACATTCTGCCCGTCAGGGGCATGCTGCGGCGTTATCAGCGCGTAAAAGGCGTCTCTGGTGCAAAGACGCCTGCCGTCTATGCAGACGGCGGCGATGGATAAAAGCTCAGCTTCCTTCACATTGAGCGAGGTCGTTTCGCAATCAATGCTTACAAGCAGGCCGTCATCCTGATCCAGCAGGGAACGGTAGGGTTCCCGCAGGCCGCGTATGCGCCAGCGGCGCGCCACGGTCTGTATCCAGGTGTTTTGCATTTCAGAACCTGTCCAGCCCGTAGCGCTGATTGATCAAGCGTTTGAAGCGCTTGACCACCTGGAGGGCATCCTGCAACAGGTCTTTGTCCAGAGTGGACAGGGAGGCCGTGTCAATCTCGTTGCTCAGGGGGTTCCCCTTGCGCAGCATTTCAAGGCCTGCGTCCAGCCGCAGGCGCATCAGAAAGGCCAGGGATTCGGCCAGGTCATCTGCCTGTGATTTTTCAATAATACTCCGTGATGTGAGGGCCTCCAGTCGGTCAAAGCTGTTGGTGGCGTAAATGCCCGCCTCCAGCGCCAGAATACGGGCACCGTGCACAATGGGGAAAATGCCCGCTTTCTTGATGTCGAGCAGGGCGTTTTTTTCGCGGTTCAGCAGTTGCCGCCAAAAGCCGCTTTCGCCTGTTCGGGTGGGGAACTGCTCAATGGGCAGGGCCATGCGCGCTAGCCACGCCGCGTCATCGTGCAGGGCCGAGCGCAAGGCCTTGCGGCAGGCCTCAAGCCAGGAGGCCGGGCCGGAGACTGTTTCCGCATCCAGAAAAATTGCCAGATGCATAAGCCCCTCGCCCTGCGCGGAATCCGCCCACTGGCGCAGGGTCTGTTCCCAGCCTCGCACTGTATGCCGCCAAAGCGGCTGGTTCACCATCATATCGCCTGGGCAGGGCGGGTAGCCAAGGCTGAGCATGCGCTCCGTAAAGCTGTTTGCAGAGTGTTCCACCTCCTTTTCGTCCAGGCCTTCCGCGAGAATCAGCGCGTTGTCCTGGTCTGTTTTCAGTATCTGCTCGCCCCGTCCTTCGGAGCCAAGAGCGAGCAGGGCGCTCCCGGCAAATACGGCGGGCGTGGCCGTCATCTGCCAGAGACGAGCCATAAGCTGCGCGTTGAGCACCTGCACAAGGCGCGCGAGCTGGGGCGTTTTTATGCCCTGGGTAACGAGGGTTGTTATCAGGGCTTCCATGTCCCGCATGGCACTGTGCAGGTCGGCCAGGGTGGTGGCTGCCTCGAGCTGCCGCGCGATCGACAGGGAATGGTTGGAAAAATAGGAAAGCAGGTCGATCATGGCCAGAACGCCCACTGGCTGGCCCTTGTCCGTCACCACAATGCGGTGGATGTTGTGGCGGGTCATGAGAAGCAGGGCATTGAAAAGGTAGTCGTCCTTTTCGCAGCTCAGCAGGGAAAACTGGGCGCAGGCCCTGAGTGGCGTCTGGTTGGAAACCGCATTTGCCACGATGTCGCAAAAGTCGCCCGTGGTGAAAATCCCGGTGCTGGAACCGTCGCGCACAAAGATGGATCGCCTCCGGCTTTTCTTCATGC from Desulfovibrio sp. UIB00 includes:
- a CDS encoding cation acetate symporter, whose protein sequence is MVLFVALLPGLALAAGVIEETQKQNTDWTAIIMFTIFVGASLWITKWAAKRTRSAADFYTAGGGITGFQNGLAIAGDFMSAASFLGISAAVMATGFDGLIYAIGFQVGWPLITFMLAERLRNLGRFTFADVVAYRLQQVPVRIFAASGTLVVVLFYLIAQMVGAGQLIKLLFGLDYHYAVVIVGLLMMAYVLFGGMTATTWVQIIKACLLLGGASFMAFMVMAQYGFSPEKLFTAAVGIKKSAAIMGPGGFVKDPVSAISLGIALMFGTAGLPHILMRFFTVPDAREARKSVLWATTWIGYFYILTFIIGFGAIVFVSTNPEFLDANGVLRGGSNMAAVHLANAIGGNIFLGFMSAVAFATILAVVAGLTLSGASAVAHDLYASALKKGKASSSEELKISKLTTVALGIIAMFLGIVFEKQNVAFMVSLAFAIAASANFPALILSVLWKGCTTRGAVAGGFVGLLAALVMTMLSDAVWVATLGNPPGSAPFPYSSPAIFSMPLAFLCIWVVSICDQSPQAQKEREAFADQKIRSETGLGAFKPTAH
- a CDS encoding DUF485 domain-containing protein, yielding MASELTQRIEKNAQYQHLIKTRNALGWRLTLVVFAAYYGFILVVAFDKQLFATPLAAGMTTTWGIPLGIGIILLTVVLTAVYVRKANNEFDPALKQILEKEVQS
- a CDS encoding 3'-5' exonuclease, with the protein product MQNTWIQTVARRWRIRGLREPYRSLLDQDDGLLVSIDCETTSLNVKEAELLSIAAVCIDGRRLCTRDAFYALITPQHAPDGQNVRVHGLRPCDFSTGLPLQDVLSAFLQFVRGRTLVGYYLQYDLAVLNKNLRPLMGAALPNSRIEVSGRYYDWRFAQYPGAYIDLRWETMVKNLRLPTLPRHDAMNDAITAAMMYLALQSRGYGAHRLP
- a CDS encoding DUF294 nucleotidyltransferase-like domain-containing protein; protein product: MPNTRFDLTHPPFDLLTKAEASALSASADILFFSNDQEILASGSAVDALYLVMKGLVREMSGEEIVGAYREHEAFDCRALATGRTRHRFVAHEEVLLCVFPGREVLALTEKNSLFGAYFFATVSDKLGQLAQSRDRREWQSLFAVKISDAGFRPPIFAEATDTIAHAAQRMKKSRRRSIFVRDGSSTGIFTTGDFCDIVANAVSNQTPLRACAQFSLLSCEKDDYLFNALLLMTRHNIHRIVVTDKGQPVGVLAMIDLLSYFSNHSLSIARQLEAATTLADLHSAMRDMEALITTLVTQGIKTPQLARLVQVLNAQLMARLWQMTATPAVFAGSALLALGSEGRGEQILKTDQDNALILAEGLDEKEVEHSANSFTERMLSLGYPPCPGDMMVNQPLWRHTVRGWEQTLRQWADSAQGEGLMHLAIFLDAETVSGPASWLEACRKALRSALHDDAAWLARMALPIEQFPTRTGESGFWRQLLNREKNALLDIKKAGIFPIVHGARILALEAGIYATNSFDRLEALTSRSIIEKSQADDLAESLAFLMRLRLDAGLEMLRKGNPLSNEIDTASLSTLDKDLLQDALQVVKRFKRLINQRYGLDRF